In the genome of Mucisphaera calidilacus, one region contains:
- the acpP gene encoding acyl carrier protein, with protein MTEAEIQEKVVAIVAEQMGVDKGEISRDTNFVNDLNADSLDTVELVMEFEDEFETSIPDDDASKIQTVGQAIDFIKSQTSEA; from the coding sequence ATGACGGAAGCCGAGATCCAGGAAAAAGTTGTAGCCATCGTCGCCGAACAGATGGGCGTCGACAAGGGCGAGATCTCTCGTGACACCAACTTCGTCAACGACCTCAACGCCGACAGCCTCGACACCGTCGAACTCGTCATGGAGTTCGAAGACGAATTCGAGACCTCCATCCCCGACGACGACGCCAGCAAGATCCAGACCGTCGGACAGGCCATCGACTTCATCAAGAGCCAGACCAGCGAAGCCTGA
- the fabD gene encoding ACP S-malonyltransferase, which produces MSSNAATQTVTAVALLCPGQGAQHIGMGKSWAEASAAARDVFQQANDILGYDLTSLCFDGPEDVLNRTDRAQPAIYTASVASYRGLVETGELNPDDLAMTAGLSLGEFTALHLADAVTFENGLKLVQLRGEAMQQAAEAADSSMVAVTGDVTEEKILELCDKARGEGILVPANYNSPMQVVVSGSTDACERAVKVADEMGLKPTPLAVAGAFHSPIMAPAANKLREALVQTPFTAPRVPVIANVTGQPHDDNPDAIREQLVNQLTHPVRWTQSMGLAAQDFSFSQFRELAPGRVLSGLMRRIDRSIKVRNHAEPA; this is translated from the coding sequence GGCGCACAGCACATCGGCATGGGTAAGTCGTGGGCCGAAGCCTCCGCAGCAGCACGCGACGTCTTCCAGCAGGCCAACGACATCCTCGGCTACGACCTCACCTCACTCTGCTTCGACGGACCCGAAGACGTCCTCAACCGCACCGACCGCGCACAACCCGCCATCTACACCGCCTCCGTCGCCTCCTACCGAGGACTCGTCGAGACCGGCGAACTCAACCCCGACGACCTCGCCATGACCGCCGGACTCTCGCTCGGCGAATTCACAGCGCTCCACCTCGCCGACGCCGTTACCTTCGAGAACGGACTCAAACTCGTACAGCTCCGTGGCGAAGCCATGCAGCAGGCCGCCGAGGCAGCCGACTCCTCCATGGTCGCCGTCACGGGCGACGTCACCGAGGAGAAAATCCTCGAACTCTGCGACAAGGCGCGTGGCGAAGGCATCCTCGTCCCCGCCAACTACAACTCGCCCATGCAGGTCGTCGTCTCGGGCAGCACCGACGCCTGCGAACGCGCCGTCAAGGTCGCCGACGAAATGGGCCTCAAGCCCACACCCCTCGCCGTCGCCGGCGCCTTCCACTCGCCCATCATGGCACCCGCCGCCAACAAGCTCCGCGAAGCCCTCGTCCAGACACCCTTCACAGCGCCACGCGTCCCCGTCATCGCCAACGTCACCGGACAGCCCCACGACGACAACCCCGACGCCATCCGCGAACAACTCGTCAACCAGCTCACCCACCCCGTACGCTGGACCCAGTCCATGGGCCTCGCCGCTCAGGACTTCAGCTTCAGCCAGTTCCGCGAACTCGCACCCGGCCGAGTCCTCTCGGGACTCATGCGACGCATCGACCGCTCCATCAAGGTCAGGAACCACGCCGAACCCGCCTGA
- the fabG gene encoding 3-oxoacyl-[acyl-carrier-protein] reductase, producing the protein MTDTDTQRVAIVTGASRGIGAAAARALARQGRHVVCVARNADKLEAVKQQIENDNGSASVATCDISTQGTLAALIEKVVADHGRLDILVNNAGITRDNLLLRMTDEEFDQVIATNLRSVFEATRAAARPMMRGKWGRIINVGSVAGLVGNAGQTNYAAAKAGIIGMTRSVAKELAPKNITANVVAPGFVQTDMTDVLPDTIKDSVKQITPLRRFGQPEEIAHAVAFLADENAGYVTGQVVTVDGGMTMT; encoded by the coding sequence ATGACCGACACCGATACACAACGCGTCGCCATCGTCACCGGTGCCTCACGAGGCATCGGCGCCGCCGCCGCTCGCGCACTCGCCCGCCAGGGACGACACGTCGTCTGCGTCGCACGCAACGCCGACAAACTCGAAGCCGTCAAACAGCAGATCGAAAACGACAACGGCAGCGCCTCCGTCGCCACCTGCGACATCAGCACTCAGGGCACCCTCGCCGCGCTCATCGAGAAGGTCGTCGCCGACCACGGCAGACTCGACATCCTCGTCAACAACGCCGGCATCACACGCGACAACCTCCTGCTCCGCATGACCGACGAAGAATTCGACCAGGTCATCGCCACCAACCTCCGCTCCGTCTTCGAGGCCACCCGCGCCGCCGCAAGACCCATGATGCGCGGCAAGTGGGGACGCATCATCAACGTCGGATCCGTCGCCGGACTCGTCGGCAACGCCGGCCAGACCAACTACGCCGCCGCCAAGGCCGGCATCATCGGAATGACACGCTCCGTCGCCAAGGAGCTCGCACCCAAAAACATCACCGCCAACGTCGTCGCGCCCGGATTCGTCCAGACCGACATGACCGACGTCCTCCCCGACACCATCAAGGACAGCGTCAAGCAGATCACACCCCTGCGACGATTCGGACAACCCGAGGAAATCGCCCACGCCGTCGCCTTCCTCGCCGACGAAAACGCCGGGTACGTCACCGGGCAGGTCGTCACCGTCGACGGCGGCATGACCATGACCTGA